In Nocardia sp. NBC_00403, the DNA window AGCGCTGCGACAACAGATCGGCGCGGGTAGTCCAGTGGCGCTTATGACAACGCTGGACTCGGCCGCGGAGTGGAAACTCCTGCGGCCCGGCAATTCCGAGCCGTGGCGTGGCATGGATAAGGACGCGCAGGCCCTGCTCACCGCCGGAGGCAGCGGGGTGGTCGGCGCGCAGGAGCGCGAAACGGCGCAGACGCCGCGACCCCGAGTCTTCGTGCAGACCTTCGGTGTTCGGGCCCGCATGATTCTGGCGGGCGCCAACGATTTCGTGCGCGCACTCGCCAGGACCGGTCGCCAACTCGGCTACCGGGTCACCGTGGTCGATGCCCGCGAAACCTTCGCGACCACAGCGCGATTCCCCGCCGCCGACGAAGTGGTCGTCGACTGGCCGCACCGATATCTGGAGGCGCAGCGGGCGGCAGGGCGGATCGACCGGCGCACCGTGGTCTGCGTCCTCACCCACGACACCAAGTTCGATGTGCCCGCGATCGCGGCCGCACTGAACATGGACGACATCGCCTTCGTCGGTGCATTGGGTTCGCGCCGCACCCATGCCGAGCGCACCGAGCGACTACGCGCCGCAGGCGTCACCGACACCCAATTGTCGCGACTGAAAAGCCCACTCGGCCTAGATCTCAACGCCCGCACGCCCGACGAAACAGCGATCTCCATCGCCGCCCAAATCCTCGCCGAACGCGGGCGCACCTCGGCACGCCCTCTCAACCAGCTCGCCGGCCCCATCCACCACTGACCGCCGTTCAGCCGAGCTCATGGGAATGGTCGACAAGCAGCCGCCAGCAACCGTTTCTATGCGGTTGACCTGAAAGCCCGACAGCGCCATCACAGCCAGTCGACCATGCTGGACCTCATGCCTGAGCTGCGGAAGCAGCAAAGCGGTTAGCCGGCCTGACGCGCCCAGCACGGCCCAGGCAATCCACTGGATGGCAACCCTCTTCGGGACCGCCAAGGCCTGGAGACTCCTCGATAGGCGCTCCTACCAGTGGTTTCCCGAGCAGCGCTGGGCACGTTGGGTGCCGTACCCGACTTGATCTTCCGCAGACCGGTCAACAGGCACACAGCTCACAGCGTGAGGACTGGCTGTGGTTGCGTCACAAGCACTTCAGGTATCGAGCGTAGTAAAGGTAATCCACTGGTAGGCACAGCTCCTCGGACAGACCAACCCCGGAGCACGTCCCCGACACAACTCTCCGTCGGCGAACGTTCGATAGAACTCGGTGAATGCACAACAGAACTCGGTGAGCGGCACATAGCTGCGGCACACGCCGAATAGCACTCACGCTGATGTGCCACTCGCCGTTGCCGTTGCCGTTGCCGTTGCACGGCTACGGAGCCGGGCTCCACGCTCGAAGCAGGTGTTCGATCCGCAGCGGGATCTCACGAATGCGGCGGCGGATGGCGTGGTGCACGGCGTTCACAATGACGGCATTGAGCACGCTCTTGGCTGCGAACATGCCGACCCGGTACGGACTGCGACCCAGGCTAGCGATCCAGCAGCAAACTCGACAGGACTTGCCGAGCCGACGATCGATCAGGCGGCCGCGCGAGCCGGGCGCAGCGTGTTCATAGGCGGGCGATCGGCCAGCGACACCTCGGTGCTGTGCGCGGTGAAGGCGTCACCGACCAGCGGGAACTGGGTGAGCGCTGCGCCGGAATCCTGCACGCCGCTGCGGCCGAGCACAGTGCCGAGAATCTGGCGGCTCATTACGCCGAGATCGGCGAGCGGGCGATTGCGGTGGGTGCGCACGCCGAGGTTCACCTGACCGATCGCGGGCATGCCGAGCTGGTCGTAGGTGTCGAGCAGCAGCCCGATCTCGACGCCGTAGCCGGGGGCGAACGGCACCGATGTCAGCAGTTCCCGGGTGCCCGCGTATTCGCCGCCCAGCGGCTGCAGCACATCCGACAGCTCGGGGCGCAGCGCGGCCAGCAGCGGGCGGGCGACGAGTTCGGTGACCCGGCCGCCGCCGTGCGCGTCCACTGCGGCGCCCTGGCGCAGTGGCCTGCGGTAGTAAGCCTTGACCAGATGCATGTCCTCGACCGTCAACAGTGGGCCGAGCAACTTCGGCACGAAGGCCGGATCCGGGTCGATCAGATCCGAGTCGACGAAGGCGACCAGGTCACCGCTGGTTACCGCCAGCGAGCGCCACAGCACCTCGCCCTTGCCCGGCAGCGGATCGAGTTCGGGAACGGCCTCTTCGCGGCTGATCACGTCGGCGCCCGCGGCGCGCGCGCGTTCGGCGGTCGCGTCGGTCGACCCGGAATCGAGCACCACCAGTTCGTCCACCAGCGTGCCGAGCAGGGGCCGGATACTGGCCACCACGTCGGCGACGGTGCGTTCTTCGTTCAGCGCGGGCAGCACCACGGAAACGGTGCGCCCGTTCTTGGCGGCGACGAGTTCGTCCACCGTCCACTCGGGTGTGTCCCAGGTATTGGTCGTCGCCCATGCGGGCTCGCGGTGTTGGATTTTCATACCAGACCTCGCAGGGTTCGTGCGGGGGGCCGGATGCCCTGAATCGCGGCGATCATGTCCACGACGCGCCGGGTTTCGGCAACCTCGTGTACTCGGAAGACTCGGGCGCCTGCCGCTGCCGACCATGCTGTTGCCGCCAATGTGCCCTCCAACCGTTCGGAAAGACCGACACCTAGAGTCTCCCCAATAAAATCCTTGTTGCTGAGTGCCATCAAGACTGGCCATCCGGTATTTACAAGAATGTCTATTCCCCGCAATAACTCGAGCCCGTGGTAAGTGTTCTTGCCGAAATCGTGGGTCGGATCGATCAGAATCGAATCCTTGCGCACCCCCGCCGCGACCGCATTCTCTGCGGCCGCGACCACGGTATCGGTCACTTCGGGCACCACATCGGCGTAGCGCACCCGATGCGGCCTGGTCCGCGGAATCGCGCCGCCTGTGTGGCTGCACACGATGCCGACACCCAATTCCGCCGCGATCCGCACCAGATCCGGGTCGGCGCCCGACCAGGTGTCGTTGATCAGATCAGCGCCCTCGCCGACCGCCTCGGCGGCCACCTCGGCCCGCCAGGTGTCGATGCTGATCAGCAATTCCGGGTACTTCGCCCGGATCGCCGCGACGAACGGGACCACTCGTCTGGCTTCCTCGGCCGCATCGACCAGCGTTCCTGGACCCGCTTTGACCCCGCCGATATCGACAAGGTCGGCACCTTCGTCGACCGCACGCGCGACGGCGTCCATGGCCGCCTCGTCGGTGAAGGTTGCGCCCTTGTCGTAGAAGGAATCGGGCGTGCGATTGACGATCGCCATGACGAGCGCGCGATCCGTCGCCACCGGCTTGCCGCACAAAGTCGGGAGCGGCGCTACGGGGCTGAACATGCCCCCGACTGTAGCTAACCCACCTCGCTGTCCGCCTGACTGTCCGCTGCACAGCCCGCGTCCGGCGCGTATTGGGGCCGTACAAATCGAGCATCACAAAGGTCGAACTCAGGTCCGGCGTTGGGTACGGATCAGTTTTGGGCGTACCCGACGAGTTACCCGGGTGCTGACGAAACCGGTTGTCGCGTTCAGCTCACTTCGGTGCGCGCCCCGCGGCCACGTCGATGGCGTAATCGTCGTAGGCGGGCACGTAGCCCTCGGCACGACCGGCCAGGACGTACAGGGTGCTGTCGGCGTCGGGTTGGTAGCCCTGCTTGCGTAAGTCCACTTTGCGGCTCTTGAAGGTGGAGGTCTGCTCGAGCTCCGGCACCACCCGGATGAACAGTGGCACGGCATACCCGGGCAACTGCGCGTAGACCTGCTCGGCGAGCGCAGGCCCGTCGAATTCGGCGTCGGGGTACAGCGTCACCGCACCCATGCCCGCTTTGCCGTCGGCGCCCGGAATATCTACGCCGTAGACAACGGCCTGCGAGATCGCGGCGGTCGCGGCAAGGGCCCCTTCGACCTCGGTGGTCGCGACGTTCTCGCCCTTCCAGCGGAAGGTGTCGCCGAGCCGGTCGACGAAGGCGATGTGATGCATACCCTGATCGCGGACCAGGTCGCCGGTGTCGAACCAGAGGTCGCCGTCCTTGAAGCCGTCGCGGACCAGCTTGGCCTCGGAGGCGGCCTTGTCGGTATAACCGTCGGCGGGCGAGCGGCTGGTGACCTTGGCGAGCAGCAGTCCGACCCCGCCCGAGGGGACGCGCCGCAGCCGTCCGTTCTTGCCGCGCTCGGCTTTTCCGGTGGTGTCGTCGTATTCGACGATCGCGTACGGCAGTGGCCCGAAGCCTGCGGTACGGTCCACTCCGAACGCATTGACGAAGGCGATGTTCACCTCGCTCGCGCCGTAGAACTCGACAATCCTGTCGATGCCGAAACGCTTCTTGAATTCGTCCCACAGCTCCGGCCGCAGCCCGTTGCCGACGGCGAGCCGGATCTTGTGGCGGTGCTCGACCGGCTTCGCGGGTTGGTTGAGCAAATACCGGCACAGCTCACCGATGTAGATGAACGCGGTGGCCTTCTCCCGGATGATCTCGTCCCAGAACCCGGACACGGAGAACTTCCGGCCGAGCGCGAACGTGCCCCCCGCGGCCAGCACCGACGACAACGCGACGGTCAGCGCGTTGTTGTGGTAAAGCGGCAGGCAGCAATACAGAGTGTCGGTGCTGCGCAGGCGAATTCCGAGCCCGCCGAGTCCGGCCATGCTCTTGGTCCAGCGCAGGTGTGTCATCACACTGGCCTTCGGCAACCCGGTGGTGCCGGAGGTGAAGATCAGGAAAGCCCGCTCCTTCGCGGTGACCTGCGCGCAACTGGGCGGATCGGTGGCGTCGGCGGACTCGGCGGCGGCGTGCAGTTCTTGCGCGTCGAGCACATTGGCGAGTGGCCCCGGCAGCGAGTCCAACGCCGCTGCGCATTCCGCGCCGACGACATTCAGCACACTGTCGAGCAGGCCGAAGCTGTGGGCGAGCACCGTGTCGCGCTGATGATGGTTGAGCAGTCCGACGGTCGCGCCCAGCTTCACCGTCGCCAGCACCACGAACAGCGTTTCCGGCCGGTTGGTCATCAGCACGCCGACCACGTCGCCGCGCCGAACACCGCGCTGGGCGAGCACATTCGCGTATCTGTTCACCTGTGCGTTGGCGTCGCGGTAGCTGAAGGTCTTGCCCTCGAACCGCAGGAAAGGGCGGTCCGGATGACGGTGCGCGTTGCGCTGGAAGTACAGCCCGACCGAGGATCTGTCGCCGGGTCGGACCAGCATGCTCATCGCGCCCCGAAGCATGGAGGGAGCGTCGACCGCCATGCCCGGCAGTCGTTTCGCCACATCGAGCAAGCTGACGGTCGGGCGAGCGTCGGTGCTCACGCGTCAATTCTCCTTGTCCGGGGTGGCACTGTCGTCCAGTGCCGCAAGGGGTTCCAGCGCTGCGAAGGCCGACCGCAGATCGGTGACCACGGTGATGCGGTCCCTGGCGAACTGGGACACGAACTTTCGGTCGTAGAGCTCGTCGAGCCAGCGGAACAGACCCGTGTAGAAGCCGTCCTGGTCGAGAATGACCACGGGCTTGTCGTGCTGCCCGAGATAGCCACCGGTCCAGGTCTCGAAGAATTCCTCCAGCGTGCCGATACCGCCGGGCAGCGTGAGGAACGCATCGGCGCGATCCTCCATGACCTGCTTACGCTGACGCATGGTGTCGGTGACAACGAGTTCGTCGGCGTCGACATCGGCGACTTCCTTGTGCACCAGGTGCTTCGGGATCACGCCGACCGTATTCGCGCCACCGGCGCGCGCCGCGGTAGCGACCGCGCCCATCATCGAGACGTGCCCACCACCGGAAACCAATTGCCAACCGCGCCTGGCGATTTCGGTACCAACCCGGGCGGCGAGCCTGATGTGGGCCGGGTCGGCAGTGCTGGCCGAGCAGTAGACACAGACGGAGTACCCCGCAGCCGCGCTCACCACTGATCCTCCGTCCCGACCGCATCCAGGCTCCCACCGTTCTCGGCCGCGGCGAGGACGATCTCACAGACCTCGTCGACGTTGTCGGTGACATGGAGCAGCCCGAGATCACCCGGCGATATCTTGCCGGAGCCCGCTAGGGAATCGCGCAGCCAATCCACCAGCCCCGCCCAGTATTTGGTGCCGAACAGGATGATCGGGAAGCGGGTGATCTTGCGGGTCTGCACCAGGGTGAGCGCCTCGAACAGCTCGTCGAGAGTGCCGAATCCGCCGGGCAGGCAAACGAAGGCCTGCGAGTACTTCACGAACATGGTCTTGCGGGCGAAGAAGTACCGGAAGTTGATCCCCAGGTCGACCCACTCGTTGAGGCTCTGCTCGAACGGCAGCTCGATACCGAGGCCGATCGAATATCCGCCTGCCTCCGATGCGCCGCGATTGGCCGCCTCCATGGCGCCGGGTCCGCCGCCGGTGATCACCGCGAAACCGGACTGCGCGAGCGCGCCGCCGATGGCGCGTGCGGCCTTGTACTCCGGGTGGTCGGCATGGGTGCGCGCGGAACCGAAAACCGTCACCGCGCGCGGCACCTCGGCCAGGGCGCCGAAGCCCTCGACGAATTCGGCTTGGATGCGCAGCACCCGCCACGGGTCGGTGTGCACCCAGTCGCTCGGCCCGTGCTGATCCAGCAGATTCTGATCGGCGGTGCCGCCCGGTTTGCGATCGCGGCGGAACATGATCGGTCCGCGGTACTTGGGTGTCGACTTCGGCGTGCTTACGACCTCGTTATCGGCGGCTTCGGTGGACATGGCGCCCACGGTACCGGGCCGGGGCGCAGCACAGGGTTGCACCGCCGTCCCGTGCCGAATCTCGATCAGACTGCGCCGGTCAGATAGCTGCGCAGCATGGCGGCGACCGCCGTGATCTGCGCGACGGGGACGTGTTCGTCGCGCTTGTGGGCGAGGTTCGGATCGCCGGGGCCGAAGTTCACGGCGGGGATGCCGCGGGCGGCGAAGCGGGAGACGTCGGTCCAGCCGTATTTGGCGCGCACGCCGCCGCCACCATGGGAGTTCACCGAGGCGATGAGGTCCACGGACGCGGGGGCGGTGAGGCCGGGCAGTGCACCGGCCGCGGAATCGGTCACCTCGAAGGCCAGATCGAGCCCGGCGAAGACCTCGCGGACATGGTCGACGGCCTGCTCGACCGAACGGTCGGGGGCGAAGCGAAAGTTCACATCCACCTCGGCGGCATCGGGGACGACATTGCCCGCGACGCCGCCGACGACGCGTACCGCGGACAGGCCCTCGCGGTAGACGCAGCCGTCGATATCGACCTCGCGCGCTTTGTAGTCGGCGAGGCGTTGGAGAACCGGTGCGAGTCGATGAATGGCGTTGTCGCCGAGCCACGCTCGCGCCGAATGCGCCCGCACGCCCGCCGTGGTGAGCCGAACACGCAGCGTGCCTTGGCAACCCGCCTCGATCCAGCCGCCGGAAGGTTCGCCGAGAATCGCCATATCGCCGTCGAGCCAGTGCGGGAGCTCGCGTTCGATGCGACCGAGCCCGTTGAATTCGGCCGCGATCTCCTCGCAGTCGTAGAAGATCAGGGTCAGGTCGTGCACCGGTTCGGCGACGGTGGCCGCCAGGTGCAGGAACACCGCGTCACCGGACTTCATGTCGACGGTGCCGCAGCCGTGGAGCACCTGCTCCCCTGCCTCGTTCACCTCGAATCGGCTCGGCACGTTGTCGGCGATGGGCACGGTGTCCAGGTGCCCGGCCAGGATCACTCTGGTCGGCAGGCCACGATCGGTGCGGGCGAGCACCACGTTGCCGTGCCGGAGCACCTCGAATCCCACGGTCTGCTCGCGCAGCGCCCCTTCGACGATATCGGCGATCCTCGCCTCGTCGCGGGACACACTCTCGATATCGACGAGGGCGGCGGTGAGCTGGATCGGGTCGGCGCGCAGATCGAGGGTCACCGCCTCAGCCTAGGTCCGTGCCCATCGCGATCGGCACCGAGGACGGGCACCCGGCCGTCGACCGCGCGCCCGGCTCGCAGCGGCGAACGCCCGCCGGCCGGTCCACTCCGATAGCCGGACCGCACCGTGCGCTCGACGTCACAGACGTGCGGTCCGGCCACAGGACCGCGGTCGGTATTCTCTCTTGACGTGAGCATTCAGGGAGCAACAGCAGTCGGCATCGCCAATGTGACCGCGGACGGAACCGTCCTGGACACCTGGTACCCGAACCCGCAACTGGGCGAGTTCGCCGAGACCGGCACCAAGCGGCTGGACCAGGCTCCCGATGAGCTCGCGGCGCTCGTCGGCTTCGACGATGCCCGCGGCGTCGAGGCGATCGCGGTGCAGACCACCATCGCCGATCTCGCCGCAGCCCCGGTCGACGCGCACGACGTCTACCTGCGCCTGCACCTGCTCTCGCACCGCCTGGTTCACCCGCATGGGCTGAACCTCGACGGCCAGTTCCGTCTGCTCAGCAATGTGGTGTGGACCAACCACGGCCCCGCGGCGGTGGAGGGCTTCGAGCTGACCCGCGCCAAGCTGCGCGCCCGCGGGCCCGTCACCGTCTACAGCGTGGACAAGTTCCCGCGGATGGTGGATTACGTGCTCCCCTCCGGCGTCCGCATCGGCGACGCCGACCGGGTCCGCCTCGGCGCGCATCTGGCCTCGGGCACCACGGTCATGCACGAGGGCTTCGTGAACTTCAACGCGGGCACCCTCGGCACCTCGATGGTCGAGGGTCGCATTTCCGCGGGCGTTGTCGTCGGCGACGGCTCCGACGTCGGCGGCGGCGCCTCCATCATGGGGACCCTCTCCGGTGGCGGCACCACTGTCATCTCCGTCGGCGAGCGTTCGCTGCTCGGCGCGAACGCCGGCCTCGGCATCCCGCTCGGTGACGACTGCGTGCTGGAAGCGGGCCTGTACCTCACCGCGGGCACCAAGGTCGCCACCCCCGACGGCACCGTCGTCAAGGCTTCGGAGCTGGCAGGCCAGAACAACCTCCTCTTCCGCCGCAACTCCCTGACCGGTGCCGTCGAAGTGGTGCCACGCAAGGGAACCGGCATCGAGCTCAACGCCGCCCTGCACGCCAACGACTGACCCCGCGCCAGCAGCGAGGGTAGTGACATGGTGGCCGATACTGCGGCCCGGAACCACCATCTCACTGCCCTCGACACCGACAGCGTTCAGTTGCTTTCGACGAGCCCGAAGGCAATGATTCGGTGCGGGTGGATTCGTATCAACTCGCCGATTTCACCGTCGATGTAGGACTGCACACCGGTCAGAGCCTCTGCGGTGCCGCGGATTTCGAGGCACCGCACCCGCCAGGGCTGCACCGAGACGACATCGTCGACAACGAAGGCCACCCGATCGTTGTCGGCGAGGTTGCGAAACTTCTTCGAGGCGCCCATATTCCAGCCGCCGATGTCGATCGTGCCGAGTTCGGCGTTATAGCGGAAGCCGACGGGGCTGTTCTGCGGCGATCCATCCGGACGCACCGTCGCCAAGCGGCCGAGCCGCTGCGTGTTCAGGTATTCGAGCTGTTCCGGCGTCAGAGTTGCGGTCATGCCGCGACTGTAAGACCTCGACCTAAGTAGAGGTCAATACCGAAATGCCCCCGGTTCACCCGCTGGACCTGCTCGACGACGACACCGATATCGCGAGCATGTCCGCAAGTGTGGGTCTGTCGGCCCGGCGCCCGCGGCAACTGTCGGTCCAGACGATCGGCGGACCGCTGACCGCACTGCGGCGCTGGCATCGGCTGCGCGAGGCCGGACTACAACTGCCCTTCCGCCCGGCCGCCGAGGTGGCCGCGCACGCCGGGTTCGCCGATCAGCCGCACCTGATCCACACCATGGTCGCGCTGTGGGGACGCACCCCCGGGTCGTCGGAGGCCCGATTGGCCTGAGGCGTAGACGGCGCTCACCCGAGCAGTTTCTTCTGCACCTTGCCCATGGCATTGCGCGGGAGCGCCGCCACCACGCGGACCTCGCGTGGCCGCTTGTGCACCGAAAGCTGCTCGGCCACGTGCTCGATGAGCGCCTTCTCGATAGAATCCGTTGCCGCGCTGCGCAGTACGACATAGGCGACGATACGCTGACCGAGGTCGGCGTCAGGGAGTCCGACGACGGCGGCCTCCGCGACCTCGGGATGCCCGAGCAGCGCGGTCTCCACTTCGCCCGCGCCGATGCGGTAGCCGCCGGACTTGATGAGGTCGACCGATTCCCGGCCGACGATGCGGTGGAAGCCGTCGGCGTCGATGGCCGCGACGTCGCCGGTCTTGAACCAGCCGTCGGCGGTCCAGCATTCGGCGGTCGCCTCGGGCCGGTCGAGGTAGCCGTCGAAGACCATCGGCCCCTGCACCTGGAGCCCGCCGATGCTTTCGCCGTCGTGCGGGACGGGCACACCCGATTCGTCACGGATTCGGGTTCGCACGCCCGCGACCGGGACGCCGACCCAACCGGGTCGGCGCTCGCCGTCGGCCCGCGTGGACAGCGTGATCATTGTTTCGCTCATGCCGTACCGTTCGATCGGTGCGTGGCCGGTGAGCTCGCGCAGCCGCTCGAACACCGGCACCGGCAATGGCGCACTGCCGGAGACGAGCAGGCGTGCCTTCGCCAATTGCCGTGCGGCATCAGGATCCTCGGCGATGCGAGACCACACCGTCGGTACACCGAAGTACAGCGTGCCCGGCGCGTCCGCGTATGCCTGCGGGGTCGGCTTGCCGGTGTGGATCAGCGGGCTGCCCACGCGCAGTGGGCCCAGCACCCCGAGTATCAGTCCGTGCACGTGGAACAGCGGAAGCCCGTGCACCAGAACGTCGTTCGCGGTCCACGACCAGGCGTCGGCGAGGGCATCGAGCCCGGCCGCAATGGCGGCGCGGCTGAGCACAACACCCTTGGGGAGGCCGGTCGTCCCTGAGGTGTAGAGCACGAATGCCGCTGCGGCAGGATCGGGTTCGGGGTAGGTGTGCCACGAGCGGGCATGGACGCGGACCGGGACCACCGGCAGCATCGTCCCCGCAGGCGCCTCCCCCAGCCACGCCTGGGCTCCCGAATCGTTCAGCATGTGCTCGAGCTCGGCGATCCCGGCGTCCGGTGGCACCGGAACGACGGTGACCCCGGCGATGAGGCAGCCGACCACCGCGAGCACGGTGCCGATGGTCGGCTTGGCCAGCACCGCGACTCGCTCCGCACGGGCGATACGTTCGGCCACCGAGGTCGCCGCACCGAGTAGGTCGCTGCGTGACAGCGTCACGCCGTCGATAGTGACCGCATCGGGGATGTCCTCCCCGGCGGCGACCGCGAGCGGATTCAGGGACCGAAGCAGCAGGGGCGCACCGAACGACATTCGCTCACGCTACTTCGGCGGCGCACGAACCTGTCGCACCGCCCGAGGCGTGGCCGCGCCGATCACAGCTCGATGAACCTGCGCGCGGCTGTTGACACGCCCATGAGGCAGTGAGAACGTTGATCCATATCCTTCTCAGCAACGAGAACGGGGTCGATGATGACCAGCCCGCTTGGCGCACCCACCCACCCGTCGACGCAGCCCGAGGAGTTCGACGTCGGGCAGTATCTCGACGGGTCCGCCGCGTTCTTCGGCGCCGCCGCGAACGTCATCATGCAGCTCAGCACGCGACCGGTCGGCTATGGCGTAGTCGAGAGCACCGTCGACAGCGGCAAGATCATGCTGCACCCGATCAAACGGACCAGAACCACGCTCACCTACCTCGCCGTCGCCATGCTCGGCGATGACGACGAGCGCGCGGCCTATCGCGACGCCATCAACCGCTCGCACAAACCGGTGCGCTCGACCGCGAACAGCCCGGTGAAGTACAACGCCTTCGACCCGAAACTGCAGTTGTGGGTGGCCGCCTGCCTGTATTGGGGGGCTCGCGACCTCTACGAGCGCATGCACGGCCCGATGGACGACACTGTCGCCGACGCGTTCTATCGGCACGCCGAACGACTGGGCAGCACGTTGCAGATGCGTTCGGACCTGTGGCCCGCCGACCGGTCCGCGTTCGATTCCTACTGGACCGAGAACTTGGCGAAGACGACCATCGATCCCCCGATCCGCGAATACTTCTGGGAGATCGTCGATCTGAAGATGTTCCCGCGCCCGGTGCAGCTGACCTTCGGCCGATTGCACCGCTGGGTGACCACCGGACTACTGCCCCCACATCTGCGCACTGAAATGGGTATGACCTGGAGTGCGCGCGACGACATAGCGCTGGCCAGGCTGCTGCACACGGTCGGCGCCATCGAAGGCCGAATGCCGAAGCAGATCAAGACTTTTCCGGTCAACGCCTTCCTATGGGACATGCGCATCCGGCGACGGCTCGGCCTGCGCCTGGCCTGAGTCCCGGGTGGCCGGACGATCTAGGCGGCTGCCTCGCCTTCGCTCGGCCCGGCGCGGGCTGCGGTCGGACTACATCCGGCTGCGCCTATTAGGCGGCTGCCTCGCCTTCGCTCGGCCCGGCGCGGGCTGCGGTCGGACTACATCCGGCTGCGCCTATTAGGCGGCTGCCTCGCCTTCGCTCGGCCCGGCGCGGGCTGCGGTCGGACTACATCCGGCTGCGCCTATTAGGCGGCTGCCTCGCCTTCGCTCGGCCCGGCGCGGGCTGCGGTCGGACTACGCCCGGCTGCGCCTATTAGGCGGCTGCCTCGCATTCGCTCGGCCCGGCGCGGGCTGCGGTCGCCTCGCATTCGCTCGGCCCGGCGCGGCTGTCGGCGGACTTCGTCCGACAGGCCATCAGGTGACACGGAACGAGACTACGACGTGGTCGCGCGCGAACTTCCGCGCCGCCACATCGTCACCCAGCGGAATGACCGTCTGCGGCGTGAGCGCCAGCGAAACCGCCGTCCGCGCAATCATTTCGGCGAGCGGCTCCGGGTCATAGTCGGGCAGCTTGCCTTCGCCCTGGAGCCGGGTGATGAATTCGGCGAGATAGTCGCGACCCATTTCGATGACCGGAGCACCCTTGACCGTGAGGTACGGCAGCACGATCTCCGGCTCGGTCTTCAGCAGCCGGTCCAGTAATTTGTTGCCGCGCAACCCATTCAG includes these proteins:
- the dapD gene encoding 2,3,4,5-tetrahydropyridine-2,6-dicarboxylate N-succinyltransferase, whose amino-acid sequence is MSIQGATAVGIANVTADGTVLDTWYPNPQLGEFAETGTKRLDQAPDELAALVGFDDARGVEAIAVQTTIADLAAAPVDAHDVYLRLHLLSHRLVHPHGLNLDGQFRLLSNVVWTNHGPAAVEGFELTRAKLRARGPVTVYSVDKFPRMVDYVLPSGVRIGDADRVRLGAHLASGTTVMHEGFVNFNAGTLGTSMVEGRISAGVVVGDGSDVGGGASIMGTLSGGGTTVISVGERSLLGANAGLGIPLGDDCVLEAGLYLTAGTKVATPDGTVVKASELAGQNNLLFRRNSLTGAVEVVPRKGTGIELNAALHAND
- a CDS encoding oxygenase MpaB family protein; this encodes MTSPLGAPTHPSTQPEEFDVGQYLDGSAAFFGAAANVIMQLSTRPVGYGVVESTVDSGKIMLHPIKRTRTTLTYLAVAMLGDDDERAAYRDAINRSHKPVRSTANSPVKYNAFDPKLQLWVAACLYWGARDLYERMHGPMDDTVADAFYRHAERLGSTLQMRSDLWPADRSAFDSYWTENLAKTTIDPPIREYFWEIVDLKMFPRPVQLTFGRLHRWVTTGLLPPHLRTEMGMTWSARDDIALARLLHTVGAIEGRMPKQIKTFPVNAFLWDMRIRRRLGLRLA
- a CDS encoding acyl-CoA synthetase produces the protein MSFGAPLLLRSLNPLAVAAGEDIPDAVTIDGVTLSRSDLLGAATSVAERIARAERVAVLAKPTIGTVLAVVGCLIAGVTVVPVPPDAGIAELEHMLNDSGAQAWLGEAPAGTMLPVVPVRVHARSWHTYPEPDPAAAAFVLYTSGTTGLPKGVVLSRAAIAAGLDALADAWSWTANDVLVHGLPLFHVHGLILGVLGPLRVGSPLIHTGKPTPQAYADAPGTLYFGVPTVWSRIAEDPDAARQLAKARLLVSGSAPLPVPVFERLRELTGHAPIERYGMSETMITLSTRADGERRPGWVGVPVAGVRTRIRDESGVPVPHDGESIGGLQVQGPMVFDGYLDRPEATAECWTADGWFKTGDVAAIDADGFHRIVGRESVDLIKSGGYRIGAGEVETALLGHPEVAEAAVVGLPDADLGQRIVAYVVLRSAATDSIEKALIEHVAEQLSVHKRPREVRVVAALPRNAMGKVQKKLLG
- a CDS encoding PPOX class F420-dependent oxidoreductase, with product MTATLTPEQLEYLNTQRLGRLATVRPDGSPQNSPVGFRYNAELGTIDIGGWNMGASKKFRNLADNDRVAFVVDDVVSVQPWRVRCLEIRGTAEALTGVQSYIDGEIGELIRIHPHRIIAFGLVESN
- a CDS encoding helix-turn-helix domain-containing protein, which codes for MPPVHPLDLLDDDTDIASMSASVGLSARRPRQLSVQTIGGPLTALRRWHRLREAGLQLPFRPAAEVAAHAGFADQPHLIHTMVALWGRTPGSSEARLA